One part of the Phycisphaeraceae bacterium genome encodes these proteins:
- a CDS encoding acetyl-CoA carboxylase carboxyltransferase subunit alpha codes for MTTFYTMDFERPLLDLERRIEVLQTRLRKTSSPSAAGVEGGAEADSTEDLPDDPGQMADLLAELRSEYQTRLAEVYSALTPVDTVRVARHPKRPQTRDYIELICKDFCELHGDRRFGDDPAMVVGFGRIGSIKCLVVGHQKGRTTAEKIACHFGCAHPEGYRKALAKMQLAEKFRLPIVTFVDTPGAYPGVGAEQRGQAEAIAVNLREMSRLKTPIVSIVIGEGGSGGALGIAVADRVAMLQHAWYSVISPEGCAAILWKQANEQTNDAAARSLRLTARDNVELGIIDAVIPESLGGAHRDPAATAAAIEKWVVESLDELRRHNPATLPARRYERFRRLGSYSENGVAAPGSEAD; via the coding sequence ATGACAACGTTTTACACAATGGACTTTGAGCGGCCGCTGCTGGATCTGGAGCGACGGATCGAAGTGCTCCAGACTCGGCTCCGAAAGACCTCTTCGCCCTCCGCCGCGGGGGTAGAGGGAGGCGCTGAGGCCGACAGCACGGAGGATCTGCCGGACGACCCCGGGCAGATGGCCGACCTGCTCGCCGAGCTCCGCAGCGAGTACCAGACCAGACTCGCCGAGGTTTACTCGGCGTTGACGCCGGTGGACACCGTGCGGGTGGCGCGACACCCGAAACGCCCGCAGACCCGCGACTACATCGAACTGATCTGCAAGGACTTCTGCGAGCTCCACGGCGACCGGCGATTCGGCGACGATCCCGCGATGGTCGTCGGCTTCGGCCGCATCGGCTCGATCAAATGCCTTGTTGTCGGGCACCAGAAGGGCCGGACGACCGCCGAGAAGATCGCGTGCCATTTCGGCTGTGCCCATCCGGAGGGGTATCGCAAGGCCCTGGCGAAGATGCAACTGGCCGAGAAGTTTCGTCTGCCAATCGTGACCTTTGTGGACACCCCGGGCGCCTACCCGGGGGTCGGCGCAGAGCAGCGCGGCCAAGCCGAGGCGATCGCCGTCAACCTCCGTGAGATGAGCCGCCTGAAGACCCCGATCGTCAGCATCGTGATCGGCGAAGGAGGCTCGGGCGGCGCACTGGGAATCGCGGTTGCGGACCGGGTCGCGATGCTGCAGCACGCGTGGTATTCGGTGATCAGCCCCGAGGGATGCGCGGCGATCCTCTGGAAGCAGGCCAACGAGCAGACCAACGACGCGGCGGCGAGGTCGCTCCGTCTTACAGCCCGCGACAACGTCGAACTGGGGATCATTGATGCGGTTATCCCCGAATCGCTGGGCGGCGCCCACCGTGATCCGGCCGCGACCGCCGCGGCCATCGAGAAATGGGTGGTCGAGTCGCTCGACGAACTGCGCCGCCACAACCCGGCAACGCTGCCCGCCCGGCGATACGAGCGGTTCCGTCGTCTGGGCTCGTATTCTGAGAACGGCGTCGCGGCTCCGGGATCCGAGGCCGATTAG
- a CDS encoding ABC transporter permease, translating into MRQTAAIFLDAYRELNARKLFWIVLAISAAVVLALGLLGNNETGVTVVGFTIPVPFLSTKAISSAGFYKLIFSNVGVQFWLSWGATILALISTAGMIPEFVSSGSIELSLCKPISRARLFLTKYAAGLLFVAIQVLIFSIGGFLVIGIRGGQWISTIFLAVPLVLAFYSFLYCVCALVGLVTRSAITALLLTMVFWLGLWAFNTTDQVLIQLKVTTERDVRRAERNVAALQRTIDSLTQGDLGGPDRGLEAREPDPPVAAAPAPEPDARRPRPPAPPQRPTAGSQRPGQVDFGRMLGAFIRGDSRRAAPTGATADERLRDARRRLETAEDRLTKEQGSLASLNRWYTIVYRVRTFLPKTSETTELLKRYIIDPKDREGIFQVLDDHRGEGGSEREVMNLMYSRSAWWIVGTSLAFEAVVLALATFIFCRRDY; encoded by the coding sequence ATGAGGCAGACTGCCGCGATCTTCCTCGATGCATACCGCGAGTTGAACGCCAGGAAACTGTTCTGGATTGTGCTCGCGATCTCCGCGGCCGTGGTGCTGGCGCTGGGACTGCTGGGCAACAACGAGACCGGCGTGACGGTGGTCGGATTCACGATCCCGGTGCCGTTCCTGTCGACCAAGGCGATCTCCAGCGCCGGCTTCTACAAGCTGATCTTCTCGAATGTCGGCGTTCAGTTCTGGCTGTCGTGGGGCGCGACGATCCTCGCGCTGATTTCGACCGCGGGGATGATCCCCGAGTTCGTGTCGAGCGGTTCGATCGAACTTTCGCTGTGCAAGCCGATCTCGCGCGCCCGGCTGTTCCTCACGAAGTACGCCGCCGGGCTGTTGTTCGTGGCCATCCAGGTCCTCATCTTCTCGATCGGCGGGTTCCTGGTCATCGGGATCCGGGGTGGACAGTGGATCTCGACTATCTTCCTCGCGGTCCCGCTCGTACTCGCGTTCTATTCGTTTCTGTACTGCGTGTGCGCCCTGGTCGGGCTCGTGACCCGTTCCGCCATTACGGCGCTCCTGCTCACGATGGTCTTCTGGCTCGGCCTGTGGGCGTTCAACACCACGGACCAGGTGCTGATCCAGCTCAAGGTGACGACCGAGCGCGATGTGCGAAGGGCTGAGCGAAACGTCGCCGCGTTGCAGCGGACCATTGACAGCCTCACGCAGGGCGATCTCGGCGGACCCGATCGCGGTTTAGAGGCGAGGGAACCCGACCCGCCGGTGGCAGCGGCTCCAGCACCCGAGCCGGATGCCCGCCGGCCGCGGCCGCCTGCTCCCCCGCAGCGACCGACAGCCGGATCGCAGAGGCCTGGCCAGGTCGACTTTGGCCGCATGCTCGGAGCGTTCATCCGCGGCGACTCTCGTCGTGCCGCCCCAACCGGCGCAACGGCAGACGAGCGGCTGCGGGATGCTCGACGCCGGCTCGAGACCGCCGAGGATCGCCTGACGAAGGAACAGGGGAGCCTCGCCAGCCTGAACCGGTGGTACACCATCGTGTACCGGGTTCGTACCTTCCTGCCCAAGACCAGCGAGACCACCGAACTGCTCAAGCGGTACATCATCGATCCCAAGGACCGCGAGGGCATCTTCCAGGTCCTTGATGACCACCGTGGCGAGGGAGGAAGCGAGCGCGAGGTGATGAACCTGATGTACTCACGCTCGGCGTGGTGGATTGTGGGGACCTCGCTCGCGTTCGAGGCCGTCGTGCTGGCGCTCGCTACGTTCATCTTCTGCCGGCGCGACTACTAG
- the proC gene encoding pyrroline-5-carboxylate reductase: protein MQKTSAVVVIGGGSMGRAVVVANHRRDSDSMSFVVAEPDQERRAALESIGFTGVRLVPSAVEALRSAASGAVIVLAVKPQVFPGVAAELTHSRVLGEHLVISIMAGRSAESVHAAMTAGATSSASVRVVRAMPNLPLAHGAGMTAIAAGPGAGSADLAFASRLFATGEVLTIDEALFDAFTAVAGSGPAYVFYLAEAMERAARELGFSAMEARTMVRQTIAGAAEMLKAEQDDPARLRERVTSKGGVTAAAVAIFDQQRVADAVARALENGRNRARELTSA, encoded by the coding sequence ATGCAGAAGACTTCAGCCGTAGTCGTGATCGGTGGGGGGAGCATGGGCCGGGCGGTTGTTGTTGCCAACCACCGCCGCGATTCTGACAGCATGAGCTTTGTCGTCGCCGAGCCCGATCAAGAGCGGAGGGCGGCTCTAGAGTCCATCGGGTTCACCGGGGTGCGGCTTGTTCCCAGCGCTGTGGAGGCGCTGCGGTCCGCCGCGAGCGGGGCGGTGATCGTGCTGGCGGTCAAGCCGCAGGTATTTCCCGGAGTCGCAGCGGAGTTGACTCACAGCCGGGTGCTCGGGGAGCACCTGGTCATCTCGATCATGGCCGGGCGCAGCGCCGAGTCTGTGCACGCCGCGATGACGGCCGGCGCGACGAGCTCCGCAAGCGTCCGCGTTGTCCGTGCGATGCCGAACCTGCCGCTCGCCCATGGGGCTGGAATGACCGCGATCGCCGCCGGCCCCGGGGCGGGGTCCGCGGACTTGGCCTTTGCGAGCCGGCTCTTCGCAACGGGTGAGGTGCTCACGATCGACGAGGCCCTGTTCGATGCGTTCACAGCCGTTGCGGGGAGCGGCCCGGCCTATGTCTTCTACCTGGCCGAGGCGATGGAGCGGGCCGCGCGTGAGCTGGGGTTCTCGGCGATGGAGGCGAGAACGATGGTCCGCCAGACCATCGCCGGCGCCGCCGAGATGCTCAAGGCCGAGCAAGACGACCCTGCGAGGCTTCGTGAGCGGGTCACGAGCAAGGGCGGCGTGACGGCGGCGGCTGTGGCGATCTTTGACCAGCAGCGGGTAGCCGATGCCGTTGCTCGCGCGTTGGAGAATGGTCGCAACCGCGCGAGAGAACTGACGTCCGCCTGA
- a CDS encoding signal peptidase II: MMNHQRPRNGDLSPGGAGRCTRAWVVLIVAALLSLAADLGSKWAAFRYVAGTPVVINREDVRRVYQQDARLVTTLIPDHRPMDAIPGVLQWQLVLNPGAVFGVGPGQRWFFVGFTGVALGFGLWMFSKWTGPRDTMAHIGIGMLIGGGLGNLYDRLHYGVVRDFIHPIPGVRWPSWLGPLGGKDVWPYVSNIADLLLLVGISILLWYLWKRDKAAQPAGAMA; encoded by the coding sequence ATGATGAACCACCAAAGGCCAAGGAATGGCGATCTGTCACCCGGCGGAGCGGGACGCTGTACTCGCGCGTGGGTTGTCCTGATCGTTGCTGCACTGCTCTCGCTCGCGGCCGATCTCGGCTCCAAATGGGCGGCCTTCCGCTACGTCGCCGGCACACCCGTGGTGATCAACCGCGAGGACGTCCGGCGTGTGTACCAGCAGGACGCTCGCCTGGTGACGACCCTGATCCCCGACCATCGACCGATGGACGCCATCCCCGGTGTCCTGCAGTGGCAACTGGTGCTCAACCCCGGCGCGGTGTTCGGCGTCGGTCCCGGGCAGCGGTGGTTCTTTGTCGGGTTCACCGGCGTGGCCCTCGGATTCGGCCTGTGGATGTTCTCGAAGTGGACCGGGCCGCGAGACACGATGGCGCACATCGGCATCGGCATGCTCATCGGCGGCGGCCTGGGCAACCTCTACGACCGCCTCCACTATGGAGTCGTGCGGGACTTCATCCATCCGATCCCGGGAGTCCGGTGGCCATCGTGGCTGGGGCCTCTGGGCGGGAAGGACGTCTGGCCGTACGTCTCCAACATCGCCGACCTGCTCCTTCTGGTCGGGATCTCGATCCTGCTCTGGTACCTCTGGAAGCGTGACAAGGCCGCCCAACCGGCCGGCGCCATGGCGTGA
- a CDS encoding TraR/DksA C4-type zinc finger protein, which translates to MAKSARSKQPAKAKKKSAPAKPTKKPAPAAKSKKASPAKSAPKPAAPSKTPPAAPKKAAESPKSAPAAAPAHDKKKAGPKGITIVTPRPSRPTKAKPKYQLPVSEPLLKPGGPKWKPLIPSGPSAPARTSLGNEVKPQKGKLPKKELDRYRAILIRKRQELVGDVANMEDEALRQSGSGSLSHTPQHMAEQGTDVFDQSLSLDLAQVDRNLIREIDEALKRIEDGTYGFCELTGKPIKAERLEELPWTRFSIEAARERERRPYQL; encoded by the coding sequence GTGGCGAAGAGCGCTCGATCAAAGCAACCAGCGAAGGCCAAGAAGAAGTCGGCTCCGGCCAAGCCGACCAAGAAGCCGGCGCCCGCCGCGAAGTCCAAGAAGGCCTCGCCCGCCAAGTCGGCGCCGAAGCCCGCGGCTCCTTCAAAGACCCCACCTGCGGCTCCGAAGAAGGCGGCAGAATCGCCTAAGTCCGCGCCCGCGGCGGCCCCCGCCCATGACAAGAAGAAGGCGGGTCCCAAGGGGATCACGATTGTAACGCCCCGGCCCTCCCGCCCGACCAAGGCCAAGCCCAAGTATCAGCTCCCGGTGAGCGAGCCATTGCTCAAGCCGGGTGGGCCGAAGTGGAAGCCCTTGATCCCCTCGGGCCCATCGGCCCCGGCCCGCACCAGCCTCGGCAACGAGGTCAAGCCCCAGAAGGGCAAACTGCCGAAGAAGGAACTCGATCGCTACCGTGCGATCCTGATCCGCAAGCGTCAGGAGCTTGTCGGCGATGTTGCGAACATGGAAGACGAGGCGCTTCGCCAGTCCGGCAGCGGCTCACTCTCCCACACGCCGCAGCACATGGCCGAGCAGGGCACCGACGTTTTCGATCAGTCCCTGTCTCTCGACCTCGCCCAAGTCGACCGCAACCTCATCCGCGAGATCGACGAGGCGCTCAAGCGCATCGAGGACGGCACGTACGGCTTCTGCGAGCTTACCGGAAAGCCGATCAAGGCGGAGCGGCTCGAGGAACTCCCCTGGACCCGCTTCTCGATTGAAGCAGCCCGCGAGCGGGAGCGGCGTCCGTACCAGCTCTGA
- a CDS encoding MBL fold metallo-hydrolase, which produces MNAGSQRNEASQTTAPRIRRFTLGPFETNCYVVSPAAGGDCWVVDASFDPDPIIKHIRLEGLRPVALVLTHAHVDHLAGVGDVVRAFPGLPVWIHEAEREWLTNPLLNLSAMMGAPVTAPGPDRLLHADDDLPLGDLRWRVLHTPGHSPGGVTFHHAPSGTALVGDTLFSGSIGRSDFPGSDESLLHQSIRDQLYTLPESTRVLPGHGPETTIGREKRSNPFVRG; this is translated from the coding sequence ATGAACGCAGGGTCACAGCGAAATGAGGCTTCGCAGACTACGGCCCCGCGGATCCGGCGGTTTACGCTCGGGCCATTCGAAACCAACTGCTACGTCGTCAGTCCCGCCGCGGGGGGTGACTGCTGGGTTGTCGATGCCTCGTTCGACCCCGACCCGATCATCAAGCACATCCGCCTGGAGGGGCTCAGGCCCGTCGCCCTCGTCCTCACCCACGCGCACGTGGACCATCTGGCAGGTGTTGGGGATGTTGTCCGAGCATTCCCCGGCCTGCCGGTCTGGATCCACGAGGCCGAGCGCGAATGGCTCACCAACCCGCTCCTCAATCTCTCGGCGATGATGGGGGCGCCGGTCACGGCGCCAGGTCCGGATCGCCTGCTGCACGCGGACGACGATCTTCCGCTCGGAGACCTCCGGTGGCGGGTGCTGCACACGCCGGGGCACTCACCGGGCGGCGTGACGTTCCATCACGCGCCGTCCGGAACCGCGCTGGTCGGCGACACACTCTTCTCCGGGTCCATCGGTCGCTCGGACTTCCCCGGGAGCGACGAGTCGCTCCTGCACCAATCGATCCGCGATCAGCTGTACACTCTGCCTGAGTCGACCAGGGTCCTCCCCGGCCACGGGCCGGAGACGACGATCGGCCGCGAGAAGCGATCCAACCCCTTCGTGCGCGGGTAG
- a CDS encoding cupin domain-containing protein yields MGLDVVIRNIDSVPMAPVGIPGVKDVRMAVMVGRADGAPTFSLRHFQVAPHGHSPRHSHDYEHEVFVVEGGGTVLLEGRLHDIKAGDVVFVPADREHQFTAGNDGLRFLCLVPVTRNCGDATPGS; encoded by the coding sequence ATGGGACTCGACGTCGTGATCCGCAACATCGACTCGGTGCCAATGGCGCCGGTGGGTATCCCCGGGGTCAAGGACGTCAGGATGGCGGTTATGGTCGGCCGCGCGGATGGGGCACCGACATTCTCGCTGCGGCACTTTCAGGTGGCTCCACACGGCCACTCTCCCCGGCACAGCCACGACTACGAACACGAGGTGTTTGTTGTCGAGGGCGGTGGAACCGTTCTGCTTGAGGGGAGGCTCCACGATATCAAGGCCGGTGACGTCGTGTTCGTGCCCGCGGACCGGGAGCACCAGTTCACCGCCGGCAACGACGGGCTGCGTTTCCTGTGCCTGGTTCCTGTGACTCGAAACTGCGGAGACGCCACGCCCGGGAGTTGA